The Candidatus Bathyarchaeum sp. genome contains the following window.
TTTTGTTCTTCGTGCGGAACAAAAGTAGAAAAAATCACCCAAGAAGAATATTCTGTAGACTCTGAAAATCTTATTGAACGGGTCAAGGAATTGCTTCACGATGCAACCGTTACCCGAATAATCATAAAAAACGAAAAAGATGAAGTTCTCCTACAAATTCCCGCGGGCATCGGAGTCATCGGAATAGTAATTGCCCCCTGGCTGGCGGCTCTGGGTACAATCGCAGCAATCGCAACAAAATGTAAAATCGTTGTAGAAAAAAGAGAAAGCTCATAGACCTTAATTTTTTGAAGGTCTATGAAAGTCGTTGTATGCTGAAAATTTCTGAAAAAGGTTGTTTTCAACATTCGATGTCTATTAGTATCCTAATATGCTGATTTTTCGGAAGTCTTATCTGAAAAAATGCCATAGTATTTCTGGGGTTTTGAGAGCAATCATGAAAAACGATTTTACTGAAACAATAAGCACAAAAGATGCTTTGGTTTTGTTTTATGCTTCGTGGTGTGGTTTTTCTAGGCGGTTTTTGCCTCATTTTGAAGAGTATTCGCAGAGTTGCCCAAA
Protein-coding sequences here:
- a CDS encoding DUF4342 domain-containing protein; translated protein: MTYCTKCGAKVNEDDVFCSSCGTKVEKITQEEYSVDSENLIERVKELLHDATVTRIIIKNEKDEVLLQIPAGIGVIGIVIAPWLAALGTIAAIATKCKIVVEKRESS